The proteins below come from a single Thermodesulfovibrionales bacterium genomic window:
- a CDS encoding GGDEF domain-containing protein, with amino-acid sequence TERDISVEDRMNLIGKIERIIRKHKFDPEELLDHIRAIEVLYPKKAGLVDDLTGVFSHRYFQIRLAQEVERGLRYKQPLNLLLIDVDFFSEYAEKNGEQIANDVLKKIADLLRKNVRGSDVVVRYGGDAFAIILPNTVLSAALALGNRFNAIIRNYPFLHEETQPRGRVTASVGLTFLDGQTPEELILCCERAMSHAIKMGGDRVEIYSKEMDEAEALPPV; translated from the coding sequence ACCGAAAGGGATATCTCTGTTGAAGACAGGATGAACCTTATCGGAAAGATCGAGCGGATCATACGGAAACATAAATTCGATCCTGAAGAGCTTCTTGACCATATCAGGGCGATTGAGGTTCTTTATCCGAAGAAGGCGGGACTCGTTGATGATCTGACAGGGGTTTTCAGCCACCGATACTTCCAGATCAGGTTGGCTCAGGAGGTCGAACGAGGCCTGAGGTACAAGCAGCCGCTCAACCTCCTGCTTATCGATGTAGACTTTTTCAGCGAATATGCTGAGAAGAACGGCGAACAGATTGCGAACGATGTCCTGAAGAAGATTGCTGACCTCTTGAGAAAGAACGTCAGGGGTTCTGATGTTGTGGTGCGGTATGGGGGAGACGCATTCGCCATAATCCTCCCCAACACGGTTCTCTCGGCTGCCCTCGCCTTAGGTAACAGGTTCAATGCTATCATCAGGAATTACCCCTTCCTCCATGAGGAGACACAGCCGAGGGGACGAGTAACGGCCAGTGTCGGTCTGACGTTCCTCGACGGTCAAACGCCGGAGGAACTCATCCTCTGCTGCGAGAGGGCCATGTCCCATGCGATCAAAATGGGGGGCGACCGGGTGGAGATTTACTCAAAAGAGATGGATGAGGCCGAGGCACTACCCCCAGTCTGA
- a CDS encoding methylated-DNA--[protein]-cysteine S-methyltransferase, protein MRPRHYPQSDILIDTFESPIGRLYLIFSGETLTGILFDKPEGSLPMKASKRSALFKVQLNAYFKGQLTAFDQKIGFSEGTDFEREVWLNLREVPFGETRSYRWLAERINRPKAVRAVGQALSKNPLPIILPCHRIIESDGSLGGYSGGVDIKRRLLDLEYYARQSLRDNVP, encoded by the coding sequence ATGAGGCCGAGGCACTACCCCCAGTCTGATATCCTGATCGATACCTTCGAGAGTCCGATCGGCAGGCTCTATCTCATATTCTCCGGAGAAACATTGACGGGGATACTCTTCGATAAACCGGAAGGTTCCCTGCCGATGAAGGCAAGCAAACGATCCGCGCTTTTCAAGGTCCAGCTGAATGCCTATTTCAAGGGGCAGCTCACCGCGTTTGATCAGAAGATCGGCTTTTCCGAGGGCACTGACTTTGAAAGAGAGGTCTGGCTCAACCTGAGGGAAGTCCCCTTTGGAGAGACGAGGTCCTACCGGTGGCTGGCGGAACGGATTAACAGACCGAAAGCGGTAAGGGCGGTCGGACAGGCGCTCAGCAAGAATCCCCTGCCTATCATCCTCCCCTGCCACAGGATCATAGAGTCCGACGGCTCGCTCGGGGGATACTCGGGAGGAGTCGACATCAAGAGGAGGCTTCTCGATCTGGAGTATTACGCAAGGCAGTCGCTGAGAGATAACGTGCCGTGA
- a CDS encoding L,D-transpeptidase family protein codes for MIQIKPIEKGIIALALITLLLCGQGNASERKSSLRATDSELGPLIKKRLTEWKIPSQRVVEGEPLCASVLVERFYRRRNYRPAWREDGGTIQAEPLMRAVEDAHDDGLTPDHYHLDLIKSLLAKGGKESFADAATLVDLELLLTDTFLALGCHLSGGCVNPVTIEAEWFAKQRNVDVPSALEQALKKKQVREALAMMRPEQVSYERLRQALAFYRELSLKGEWPQVSAGPVLKKDAVSDRVVELRKRLAASRDLEAEEGTEASLFDTRLKQSVISFQKRHGLKADGIVGSATLDALNVPLSDRIRQIELNMERLRWILGNIERRCIIVNIANFELDVLEGGKSILSMRVVVGKPYWDTPVFTARMTYLIINPSWTVPERIARKELLETIKKDPHYLTEQNITTLRGWGSQEEEMDPEAINWSKVTAKNLPYRFRQEPGPQNPLGSLKFMFPNKFDIYLHDTPVKRLFSENVRTFSHGCTRIEKPLELAVYLLQGDPSWTHEAILAAIEEGTEQEVRIPIPLNVHFFYLTAWVDEQGAVQFRNDIYGRDKRLDEALRKKPSLQ; via the coding sequence GTGATACAGATCAAGCCTATCGAAAAAGGGATTATTGCACTGGCGCTCATAACGCTTCTTTTATGCGGCCAGGGTAATGCTTCTGAAAGGAAATCGTCTCTTCGTGCGACGGATTCGGAGCTCGGCCCGCTCATAAAAAAGAGGTTGACGGAATGGAAGATCCCGTCGCAAAGGGTTGTTGAAGGAGAACCTCTATGCGCATCGGTTCTCGTAGAAAGATTCTATCGGAGAAGAAACTATCGACCCGCGTGGAGAGAAGACGGCGGCACGATACAGGCCGAGCCCCTGATGAGGGCTGTGGAGGATGCCCATGACGACGGGCTGACGCCAGATCACTATCACCTAGACCTCATAAAATCTCTGCTCGCCAAGGGAGGGAAGGAATCATTTGCGGACGCGGCTACTTTGGTCGATCTCGAACTACTCCTCACGGATACATTCCTTGCCCTCGGTTGTCATCTTTCAGGCGGGTGCGTAAATCCTGTTACCATCGAGGCAGAATGGTTTGCGAAACAGAGAAATGTGGATGTCCCCTCCGCCCTCGAGCAGGCCCTCAAGAAAAAACAGGTTAGAGAAGCCCTCGCGATGATGCGTCCCGAACAGGTCTCCTACGAGAGGTTGAGACAGGCCCTCGCTTTTTACAGGGAACTATCATTAAAGGGAGAATGGCCCCAGGTCTCCGCCGGCCCCGTCTTGAAGAAAGATGCAGTATCCGACCGGGTCGTGGAGCTGAGAAAGAGGCTCGCCGCGTCCCGCGATCTGGAGGCTGAAGAGGGAACGGAAGCTTCTCTCTTTGATACAAGGCTGAAACAGTCGGTAATCTCGTTTCAGAAGCGACACGGACTGAAAGCCGATGGAATCGTCGGCTCCGCCACACTCGATGCCCTCAATGTTCCCCTCAGTGATAGGATACGGCAGATTGAATTAAACATGGAGCGGCTGCGGTGGATACTCGGCAACATCGAGCGGCGCTGCATCATTGTCAACATCGCGAATTTTGAGTTGGATGTTCTTGAGGGCGGGAAGTCGATTCTCTCCATGAGAGTCGTGGTGGGGAAGCCTTACTGGGACACCCCTGTCTTCACGGCAAGGATGACGTACCTCATCATAAATCCTTCATGGACCGTTCCGGAGAGGATTGCGCGGAAAGAGTTGCTGGAGACGATCAAGAAAGATCCTCATTACCTCACCGAACAGAATATTACGACATTGAGGGGATGGGGATCTCAGGAAGAGGAGATGGACCCTGAGGCGATTAACTGGTCGAAGGTCACGGCAAAGAATTTGCCATACAGATTTCGGCAGGAGCCAGGCCCTCAGAACCCCCTTGGGTCCCTCAAGTTTATGTTTCCGAACAAATTCGATATCTACCTCCATGACACGCCGGTCAAGCGTCTGTTTTCGGAGAACGTGCGCACCTTCAGTCACGGCTGCACCCGCATCGAAAAACCACTCGAATTGGCCGTGTATCTCTTGCAGGGTGACCCCTCCTGGACGCACGAAGCCATATTGGCTGCCATAGAAGAAGGGACTGAGCAAGAGGTGAGGATTCCAATTCCTTTAAACGTCCATTTCTTTTATCTCACCGCCTGGGTCGATGAACAGGGCGCCGTTCAGTTCAGAAACGATATCTACGGAAGAGACAAGCGTCTCGATGAGGCCCTCCGCAAGAAACCGTCTCTTCAATGA
- a CDS encoding DUF882 domain-containing protein — protein MSSHKMGRRDFLTAGLLTATACLFPFESVAAAARFLSPDRALSFYNAHTGENMKTVYWQEGAYLPQALADINYILRDYRTGEVKEIDIALLDLLFSLLQSLESPGPFHVISGYRSQKTNSLLRFINRGVVKDSLHIEGKAIDIRLPGRELTTVRNFATGLQRGGVGYYPFADFVHLDVGRIRYW, from the coding sequence ATGAGCAGTCATAAAATGGGCCGGCGAGATTTTCTCACCGCGGGATTGCTGACAGCGACCGCGTGCCTTTTCCCATTCGAATCTGTCGCTGCTGCCGCAAGGTTCTTATCCCCTGATCGAGCGCTTTCCTTCTACAATGCCCACACGGGCGAGAATATGAAGACCGTTTACTGGCAGGAGGGCGCGTATCTGCCGCAAGCACTCGCCGATATCAACTACATCCTTCGCGACTACCGGACAGGGGAAGTCAAGGAAATCGATATCGCGTTATTGGACCTCCTCTTCTCTCTCCTTCAGTCACTCGAAAGCCCGGGTCCCTTTCATGTTATTTCGGGATATCGGTCTCAGAAGACAAATTCACTTTTGCGTTTCATAAATCGCGGGGTGGTCAAGGACAGTCTCCACATCGAAGGCAAAGCGATAGACATTCGCCTCCCCGGGCGTGAGCTGACAACGGTAAGGAACTTTGCCACAGGCCTTCAGAGAGGAGGCGTCGGGTATTATCCCTTCGCGGATTTTGTCCATCTGGATGTGGGAAGAATTCGTTACTGGTAG
- a CDS encoding uroporphyrinogen decarboxylase family protein yields MSVDRRESIRRVLRGERSERLPRALFGAGLWAYRQTGLIIEDLAENPVIFAETLADFLGELDTDIVFAGSGLNTFPAEAIGGTLAFRGEQAPLLSFPLIEKSEDARCLENVDISHSPHTLALHEMTAVLRKHLPDRFLCATSWGPFTWAMILCDWNLLTEKIASDKTFILEVCELGLRLSRALFGPLIERGLIDGISIPEGAVTLIPVDLYRDVVLPCERKLFEEFRKYGIGRFLHQCGDIRPQLLLYPETGADCISIDVGVPLGEVYRLYSDRLVTAGNVDVINTIFGGEPALLCKAVAECVAEVSDPHRKYILMPSCDLPPDTPLRNVQEFLSCADRVG; encoded by the coding sequence ATGTCCGTGGATAGGCGGGAAAGTATCAGGCGGGTCTTACGAGGGGAGCGCAGCGAGCGTCTGCCCCGTGCTCTGTTCGGTGCCGGGCTCTGGGCATACCGGCAGACCGGCCTCATCATCGAGGACCTCGCCGAAAACCCTGTCATCTTTGCCGAGACCCTCGCAGACTTTTTGGGGGAGCTCGATACCGATATCGTTTTTGCCGGGTCGGGTCTCAATACCTTTCCGGCCGAGGCGATAGGAGGCACCCTCGCCTTCCGCGGGGAACAGGCCCCACTCCTTTCCTTTCCCCTGATCGAGAAGTCTGAAGACGCGCGGTGTCTCGAAAACGTGGATATCTCCCACTCTCCTCACACCCTCGCGCTCCATGAAATGACCGCTGTTTTGAGAAAGCACCTTCCCGACCGCTTTCTCTGTGCCACGTCCTGGGGCCCCTTCACCTGGGCCATGATCCTCTGCGACTGGAATCTCCTCACGGAGAAGATAGCGTCGGACAAGACCTTCATCCTGGAGGTCTGCGAGCTCGGTCTGCGTCTCTCCCGTGCGCTTTTTGGGCCACTCATCGAGCGGGGTCTTATCGACGGCATCTCCATACCGGAAGGTGCCGTCACGCTGATCCCCGTCGACCTCTATCGCGACGTGGTACTGCCCTGTGAAAGGAAACTCTTCGAAGAGTTCAGGAAATACGGGATCGGGCGCTTTCTCCACCAGTGCGGAGACATACGTCCCCAGCTCCTTCTCTATCCTGAAACCGGCGCCGACTGTATCTCGATCGATGTGGGTGTGCCCCTCGGCGAGGTATACAGGCTATACAGCGACCGGCTCGTCACCGCAGGGAACGTGGACGTTATCAATACCATATTCGGCGGGGAGCCCGCTCTGCTCTGCAAGGCGGTCGCCGAATGCGTTGCCGAGGTTTCCGATCCTCACCGGAAATATATCCTCATGCCCTCCTGTGATCTGCCGCCAGACACCCCCCTGCGGAATGTTCAAGAATTTCTCTCTTGCGCCGACCGAGTAGGGTGA
- the glgP gene encoding alpha-glucan family phosphorylase produces the protein MVRTTVQDRLEKYTRDPKIAYFSMEIGIKQEMPTYSGGLGVLAGDTIKSAADLRLPMVGVTLISRGGYFRQLLDERGWQTEEPERWDVSRCMELLPGKITVQIEGRDVSVQAWLYEVRSLTGGTIPVFFLDTGLPDNTPEDREITAQLYGGDKSYRLKQEIVLGIGGVRMLNRLGFMIRKYHMNEGHASLLALELLKEYRRDIEEVWDERLVWDVEKVRDLCVFTTHTPVEAGHDKFAYDLVTRVLGEPLPLQVLQDLAGKDHMNMTLLALNLSEYVNGVAKKHREVSQHMFPGYEINSVTNGVHSFTWTCESFRRLYDKYLPGWANEPELFVRVGRIPDDEIWAAHGEAKKVLVDFVRLETGVEMSPEIFTLGFARRATAYKRADLLFTDIERLERIGRGKLQLIYAGKAHPRDDAGKRLIEKIFVIKEKLKDSIPVAYLPNYNMDMALKLVSGVDVWLNTPMRPLEASGTSGMKATHNGVPNFSVLDGWWIEGHIENFTGWSIGPYPSENHASESSADNAQDAEDLYRKLEHVVMPTFYGDRNAWIRIMQNAIGKNAYYFNSHRMMRRYVTDAYIR, from the coding sequence ATGGTGAGAACCACCGTTCAGGATCGTTTGGAGAAATATACCCGGGATCCGAAGATAGCCTACTTCTCGATGGAGATTGGGATAAAGCAGGAGATGCCAACATACAGCGGCGGGCTAGGGGTTCTCGCGGGAGACACAATAAAGTCTGCCGCAGACCTCAGACTCCCGATGGTAGGCGTCACCCTGATCAGCAGAGGAGGCTATTTCCGTCAGCTCCTTGATGAGAGAGGGTGGCAGACTGAAGAGCCTGAAAGATGGGATGTATCGAGATGCATGGAACTCCTCCCCGGGAAGATAACAGTCCAGATAGAGGGCAGGGATGTATCGGTGCAGGCCTGGCTCTATGAGGTTCGGAGTCTGACGGGCGGTACGATCCCCGTCTTCTTCCTCGACACCGGCCTCCCGGACAACACCCCCGAAGACAGGGAAATAACCGCACAACTTTACGGCGGCGACAAATCTTACAGGCTGAAGCAGGAGATCGTCCTCGGAATCGGGGGCGTCCGGATGCTGAACAGACTGGGATTCATGATAAGGAAATACCATATGAATGAGGGGCATGCGAGTCTCCTCGCCCTCGAGCTCTTGAAAGAGTATCGGAGGGATATCGAAGAGGTTTGGGATGAGCGCCTCGTGTGGGATGTGGAGAAGGTGAGAGACCTCTGCGTATTTACCACGCACACGCCCGTTGAAGCGGGGCATGACAAATTCGCTTACGACCTCGTGACGAGGGTGCTCGGTGAACCGCTTCCTCTTCAAGTTTTGCAAGACCTCGCCGGTAAGGACCATATGAACATGACCCTGCTTGCCCTGAATCTCAGCGAATACGTGAACGGGGTTGCCAAGAAGCACAGAGAAGTCTCCCAGCACATGTTTCCGGGATACGAGATAAACTCCGTGACGAACGGGGTCCATTCCTTCACATGGACCTGTGAGAGTTTCAGGAGGCTCTATGATAAGTACCTTCCCGGTTGGGCGAATGAGCCGGAGCTGTTCGTCAGGGTGGGCCGCATACCCGATGATGAGATTTGGGCGGCGCACGGGGAAGCGAAGAAGGTCCTTGTCGATTTTGTCAGGCTGGAGACAGGGGTCGAGATGAGCCCTGAAATCTTCACCCTCGGATTCGCACGGAGGGCGACGGCTTACAAGCGTGCTGATCTCCTCTTTACCGACATCGAGAGGCTTGAGAGGATCGGCAGGGGTAAGCTCCAGTTAATCTATGCGGGAAAGGCACATCCGAGGGACGATGCCGGGAAGAGGCTCATAGAGAAGATCTTCGTGATTAAGGAAAAACTGAAGGACAGCATCCCCGTGGCGTATCTCCCGAATTACAACATGGATATGGCGCTGAAACTCGTCTCGGGTGTTGATGTCTGGCTCAACACCCCTATGAGACCCCTCGAGGCTTCAGGAACGAGCGGCATGAAGGCTACCCACAACGGAGTCCCCAATTTCAGCGTCCTTGACGGATGGTGGATAGAAGGGCACATAGAAAATTTTACCGGCTGGTCCATCGGGCCGTACCCTTCCGAAAATCATGCCTCCGAAAGCAGCGCTGACAACGCACAGGATGCGGAAGATCTTTACCGCAAGCTCGAACATGTCGTCATGCCCACATTCTACGGGGACCGGAATGCGTGGATACGGATCATGCAGAACGCCATCGGCAAGAACGCCTATTACTTCAACTCACACAGGATGATGCGGAGGTACGTGACCGATGCGTACATACGGTGA
- a CDS encoding Rne/Rng family ribonuclease, whose amino-acid sequence MKKKIFINAKYPEEKRVAIVDGDLLVDFYVEVASKEHLKGNIYKGVVTRIEPGLQAAFVNFGPKKHGFLQMREIMPEYLTAGGEGKRRRIQDVLVKGKELIVQVEKDERDTKGASLTTYISLPGRYIVMMPGQERIGISRKIEDREDRERLKEAFHSLKPPKNAGFILRTAGSDKTGEDLANDLKYLTKLWTKIQHESKKVSAPALIYQEHDISVRTVRDYLTSDVNEVLVDDQAAYRNIKEFLRKTLPWRRINVRYYKDAKPIFSRHNLEEQIAKINERYIYLPSRGYLVFDRTEALTAIDVNSGRSRKEENVEATALRTNLEAADEIARQLRLRDIGGLVVIDFIDMESSKNRREVENALKTAMGSDKAHTDISGISKFGLIEMTRERLRTAYAESIHTKCESCGGTGILKTEKMVAIAAFREIHTRVSQGGIRSVTCRLPVESANYLMNAKRDEIGMLEKDSLVAINILADTSVLRGQFSVESEKSEVAPEAPPTE is encoded by the coding sequence ATGAAGAAAAAGATATTCATAAACGCAAAATATCCCGAGGAAAAGAGAGTCGCGATCGTGGACGGAGACCTCCTCGTCGACTTCTATGTTGAAGTGGCCTCAAAAGAACATCTCAAAGGAAATATCTACAAGGGCGTCGTTACGCGGATAGAACCGGGTCTTCAGGCGGCATTCGTGAATTTCGGGCCTAAGAAGCATGGCTTTCTCCAGATGAGGGAGATCATGCCCGAGTACCTTACTGCCGGGGGGGAGGGGAAAAGACGGAGGATACAGGATGTCCTCGTAAAGGGAAAGGAACTCATTGTGCAGGTCGAAAAGGATGAACGGGATACAAAGGGTGCGAGCCTGACCACTTACATATCCCTTCCCGGCAGGTATATCGTCATGATGCCCGGGCAGGAGCGGATAGGGATTTCGAGAAAGATCGAGGATAGAGAAGACAGAGAGCGCCTCAAGGAGGCTTTCCATTCCCTCAAACCCCCAAAGAATGCCGGTTTTATCCTGAGAACGGCGGGAAGCGACAAGACCGGTGAAGACCTCGCCAATGACTTAAAGTACCTGACGAAACTCTGGACCAAAATACAGCATGAATCAAAGAAGGTTTCGGCACCGGCCCTCATCTATCAGGAGCATGACATCTCAGTGAGAACCGTGAGGGATTATCTCACCTCGGATGTGAACGAAGTGCTTGTCGATGACCAGGCCGCGTACAGAAATATCAAGGAATTTCTGAGAAAGACCTTGCCCTGGCGCAGGATAAACGTCCGGTATTATAAAGATGCCAAGCCCATCTTCAGCAGGCACAATCTCGAAGAGCAGATCGCGAAGATCAACGAGCGATACATCTATCTGCCTTCGCGGGGATATCTTGTCTTCGACAGGACGGAAGCGCTTACCGCCATTGATGTGAATTCGGGACGATCCAGAAAAGAGGAGAATGTAGAAGCGACCGCGCTGAGAACGAACCTTGAGGCCGCGGACGAGATAGCGAGGCAGCTCAGACTGAGGGACATCGGGGGTCTCGTCGTGATCGATTTTATCGATATGGAATCGTCGAAAAACCGGAGAGAGGTCGAAAACGCCCTGAAGACGGCGATGGGCTCGGACAAGGCCCATACGGACATAAGCGGAATCTCGAAGTTCGGACTCATCGAGATGACGAGAGAGAGACTGAGGACGGCCTACGCCGAATCGATACACACGAAATGTGAAAGCTGCGGGGGTACCGGTATCCTCAAGACGGAGAAGATGGTCGCCATTGCCGCGTTCAGGGAGATTCATACCCGGGTTTCACAGGGCGGCATAAGGAGTGTCACCTGCCGTCTGCCCGTCGAGAGTGCGAATTATCTCATGAATGCAAAACGGGACGAGATCGGCATGCTCGAAAAGGATTCTCTTGTCGCCATTAATATTCTCGCAGACACCTCTGTTCTCCGTGGGCAGTTCAGCGTTGAGTCTGAAAAATCCGAAGTGGCTCCGGAGGCGCCTCCGACGGAGTAG